A genomic window from Anopheles ziemanni chromosome X, idAnoZiCoDA_A2_x.2, whole genome shotgun sequence includes:
- the LOC131290455 gene encoding mitochondrial import inner membrane translocase subunit TIM44-like → MIKQERLQEEPEVNAKQLPSDSEYEEMTISEEVKFTPDCFDEHRLNVTGRILPGLLLSGALRNVPCSVRTYSTRRPGFFAQVIDNIKQEMEKNKEMKENLKKFREEAERLEQSDALKAARQKFNTVESEANKGSEALRENLGKIRGRVSDALDEAAKTDLARKAGQLGEELGKTARGVGETLAEKGQVLGQSGAFRGISETAKVVRQEMDAQGIEARVYRSPLKLRKRVEVSMASEASSRVVEPNADATGMELHKDSKLYQSWEDFKNNNQYVNKVLTWKMQYDESENPMIRASRLLTDKVSDIMGNLFSKTELSETLTELCKIDPSFDQKQFLRDCENDIIPNVLESIVRGELEVLRDWCFESTYNIIATPISQAQKAGYRLDSKILDIENVDLAMGKVMEQGPVLIVTFQTQQIMCVRDGKGAVIEGDPEKVMRCHHVWVLCRDPNELDPKAAWRLMEMSANSTEQFV, encoded by the exons ATGATTAAACAGGAAAGGCTTCAGGAAGAGCCAGAAGTCAATGCGAAGCAACTGCCCTCGGACTCCGAGTACGAGGAAATGACGATTTCCGAAGAGGTTAAATTCACCCCAGATTGCTTCGACGAG CATCGATTAAACGTAACGGGCCGAATACTACCGGGTTTACTCCTTTCCGGAGCACTGCGGAATGTACCTTGTTCAGTG CGCACTTACTCTACCCGAAGACCGGGTTTCTTCGCACAAGTGATAGACAACATCAAgcaggagatggagaagaacAAAGAGATGAAAGAGAACCTAAAAAAGTTCCGTGAGGAAGCGGAGCGGCTGGAGCAGTCCGATGCGTTGAAGGCGGCACGACAAAAGTTCAACACGGTCGAGTCGGAGGCGAACAAGGGCAGCGAAGCGTTGCGAGAAAATCTGGGCAAGATACGAGGGCGCGTGTCGGACGCTCTGGACGAGGCGGCCAAGACCGACCTGGCCCGTAAGGCGGGCCAGCTTGGCGAAGAGCTGGGCAAAACGGCGCGCGGCGTAGGCGAAACGCTCGCCGAAAAGGGCCAGGTGCTGGGCCAGTCGGGTGCTTTTCGCGGCATTAGCGAAACGGCGAAGGTTGTGCGCCAGGAAATGGACGCGCAGGGTATCGAGGCACGTGTTTACCGCAGTCCGCTGAAGCTTCGGAAGCGCGTCGAGGTGTCGATGGCTTCCGAAGCGTCGTCCCGTGTCGTAGAGCCGAACGCGGACGCGACCGGGATGGAACTTCATAAAGACAGCAAGCTGTACCAGTCGTGGGAGGacttcaaaaacaacaaccagtaCGTGAACAAGGTGCTCACGTGGAAGATGCAGTACGACGAGTCCGAGAACCCGATGATCCGAGCGTCTCGGCTGCTGACGGACAAGGTAAGCGATATCATGGGCAACCTGTTCTCGAAAACGGAACTCTCAGAGACGCTGACAGAGCTGTGCAAGATAGATCCGAGCTTCGACCAAAAGCAGTTCCTGCGCGATTGCGAGAACGACATCATTCCGAACGTGCTGGAGTCAATCGTACGGGGCGAGCTAGAGGTGCTGCGCGACTGGTGCTTCGAGAGCACGTACAACATAATCGCCACGCCGATCTCGCAGGCGCAAAAGGCCGGCTACCGGCTCGACTCGAAAATCCTCGACATCGAGAACGTCGACCTGGCGATGGGCAAGGTGATGGAGCAGGGTCCGGTGCTGATCGTCACCTTCCAGACGCAACAGATCATGTGCGTGCGGGATGGTAAAGGCGCCGTCATCGAGGGTGATCCAGAGAAGGTGATGCGCTGCCATCACGTGTGGGTACTATGCCGCGACCCGAACGAACTGGACCCGAAAGCCGCCTGGCGCCTTATGGAAATGTCAGCCAACAGTACGGAACAGTTTGTGTAA
- the LOC131290843 gene encoding protein maelstrom homolog codes for MPKKNAFFYFIIDYKHREESKGRRFRGLQDVSRIAGPIWKDMDEQQRAPYVAKAKQGNEQDRKNHERLSCHGVPLSTLVAEERAVKSKTALIRSRVEKMIRNAAENNKLEHLEFYFVSCGYFCPLSDGRYVPAEIGAIRYSLEGGVMAKFHTLINPGPLPLGKSLEAKEHSNNFHQLPIPPDALGETNFEHIANKLLTFLQHSEKKMPLLFTDRNGIPHVESILTDILNAKTTGLEIVVCPLAEMFFVLKKTVLHYSLSLPEGFPSESVPQMLIDRDLYAYTENISCAFHEEKGNGVDCAQSRCVRWAYAISDSCCLDMHIDMLPGVHMPLNGATLGEIASRSHGLDSSSASSKQNSSEKRLTGTNPGNNAVFISGSDMSYGCDRGTYSNQDSSDSVGEERFEFDNNSAAGLSSILPSGLVPQVRGIGRGRRIQFDNTPPLPWNHQPRK; via the exons ATGCCGAAGAAAAatgctttcttttattttatcatcgaTTACAAACACCGTGAGGAGTCGAAAGGGCGCAGATTCCGTGGCCTGCAAGACGTGTCGCGAATCGCAGGACCGATTTGGAAG GACATGGACGAACAGCAACGTGCGCCGTACGTAGCAAAAGCAAAGCAAGGTAATGAACAGGACAGGAAAAACCACGAAAGATTAAGCTGTCATGGGGTACCATTATCAACGCTAGTGGCTGAAGAGCGTGCTGTGAAGTCGAAAACCGCACTCATCCGGAGCCGCGTAGAAAAGATGATAAGAAACGCAGCTGAAAACAATA AATTGGAGCATCTCGAATTCTACTTCGTTTCATGTGGCTATTTCTGCCCCCTATCCGACGGCAGGTACGTGCCTGCAGAAATTGGCGCTATCCGTTACAGCCTAGAGGGTGGCGTAATGGCAAAGTTTCACACCCTCATTAATCCCGGCCCGCTCCCACTGGGAAAATCGTTAGAAGCGAAGGAGCACTCGAATAACTTCCATCAGCTTCCAATACCACCCGATGCGCTGGGTGAAACCAACTTTGAGCATATAGCAAACAAACTGCTTACTTTTCTCCAGCATTCCGAAAAGAAGATGCCTTTGCTGTTCACAGACCGAAATGGCATTCCGCATGTGGAGAGCATCTTAACGgatattttaaatgcaaagACGACCGGTTTGGAGATTGTTGTATGTCCACTAGCTGAGATGTTTTTCGTACTGAAAAAGACCGTTTTGCACTACAGTCTCAGTCTTCCGGAAGGCTTCCCGTCGGAGAGCGTTCCTCAGATGTTGATCGATAGGGATTTGTATGCCTACACCGAGAATATCAGCTGTGCATTTCACGAAGAGAAAGGAAACGGAGTAGACTGTGCCCAGTCGCGCTGCGTCCGCTGGGCATACGCTATTTCGGACAGCTGCTGCCTTGATATGCACATTGATATGCTGCCAGGAGTGCACATGCCGTTGAACGGCGCCACTCTGGGTGAGATTGCCTCACGCTCACATGGTTTGGACTCGTCTTCGGCATCCAGCAAACAAAACTCTAGCGAGAAGAGACTAACTGGAACCAACCCAGGAAATAATGCGGTTTTCATCTCCGGCAGCGATATGTCTTATGGCTGTGATCGTGGAACGTATTCAAATCAGGATTCTTCGGATAGCGTCGGAGAAGAAAGGTTTGAGTTTGATAACAACAGTGCGGCCGGACTCAGCTCTATCCTCCCATCAGGGTTGGTACCTCAAGTGCGGGGAATTGGCCGTGGTCGTAGGATCCAGTTTGACAACACTCCTCCACTGCCTTGGAATCATCAACCACGTAAATAA